A stretch of Pseudomonas taetrolens DNA encodes these proteins:
- a CDS encoding alpha/beta fold hydrolase has translation MNAITTKDGTRIFYKDWGPKDASPIVFHHGWPLSADDWDNQMMFFLLKGYRVIAHDRRGHGRSTQTWEGNEMDTYTADVIELTDVLDLKGAIHVGHSTGGGEVARYAARAKPGRVAKAVLISAVPPIMVKSEKNPGGLPLEVFDGFRSALVASRAQFYVDVPAGPFYGFNRPGAKVSQGVIDNWWRQGMMGGAKAHYDCIKAFSETDFTEDLKAIQVPTLVMHGEDDQIVPFADSAPLSAKLLKHSTLKTYPGFPHGMPTTNADQINADLLAFIRG, from the coding sequence ATGAACGCAATTACGACCAAAGACGGCACCAGGATTTTCTACAAGGATTGGGGGCCGAAAGACGCGTCGCCCATCGTGTTTCACCACGGTTGGCCGTTGAGCGCTGATGACTGGGACAACCAGATGATGTTCTTCTTGCTCAAAGGCTACCGGGTGATCGCGCATGACCGCCGCGGACACGGGCGCTCGACCCAGACGTGGGAGGGCAACGAAATGGATACCTACACCGCCGATGTCATCGAGCTGACCGATGTGCTCGACCTCAAGGGGGCGATCCATGTCGGCCACTCGACCGGGGGTGGTGAAGTCGCACGCTACGCCGCGCGAGCCAAACCGGGACGTGTTGCCAAGGCCGTACTGATCAGCGCGGTTCCACCCATCATGGTCAAGTCGGAAAAGAATCCTGGAGGCTTACCTCTGGAAGTTTTCGACGGGTTCCGTTCGGCATTGGTTGCCAGTCGTGCGCAGTTTTACGTGGACGTGCCGGCGGGGCCGTTCTACGGCTTTAATCGACCCGGGGCCAAGGTCTCGCAAGGCGTCATCGACAACTGGTGGCGTCAAGGCATGATGGGCGGCGCAAAAGCTCATTACGACTGCATCAAGGCGTTTTCTGAAACCGATTTTACCGAAGATTTAAAGGCGATTCAGGTGCCGACGCTGGTTATGCATGGCGAGGACGATCAGATCGTGCCGTTTGCAGATTCTGCGCCGCTTTCGGCCAAACTCTTGAAGCATTCCACGCTCAAGACGTACCCGGGCTTTCCTCACGGAATGCCGACGACCAACGCGGATCAGATCAATGCTGATTTGTTGGCGTTTATTCGCGGTTGA
- a CDS encoding AraC family transcriptional regulator, whose amino-acid sequence MNPIDKLISLANVRGSLDVRCQFQGDWALQHEQEALGTAPYHIVLAGECQVELPGGQRLPMRAGDILLLAGGLPHVMHSLGKIVAPTSPKPVSDGGLPVQRIGGSSVDLDMLCGSFYYNRASLLFASLPEYLVIPRGAFAANGSLPALIEILRAEADSDQAGARFLLDALSQALFTLILRAHLATHGQETGMLALLSDKRLGPVWQAMLADPAQPWTIETLAKTANMSRATFMRTFVRVSGVSPWVLLTQVRMELAFSLLSHSHLGLSDIALQAGYQSQAAFSKKFKEVYGAPPGKVRRGIWR is encoded by the coding sequence ATGAACCCGATCGATAAACTCATCAGCCTTGCCAACGTTCGCGGCAGCCTGGATGTACGCTGTCAATTTCAGGGTGACTGGGCGCTGCAACATGAACAGGAAGCCTTGGGTACCGCGCCTTACCACATCGTACTGGCCGGTGAGTGCCAAGTAGAGCTCCCGGGCGGCCAGCGTCTGCCCATGCGTGCCGGAGACATCCTGTTGCTGGCTGGTGGCTTGCCACATGTCATGCATAGCCTCGGCAAAATCGTTGCCCCCACATCGCCGAAACCTGTCTCGGATGGAGGTTTACCCGTTCAGCGCATTGGCGGTTCGAGTGTGGATCTGGACATGCTCTGCGGCAGCTTTTACTACAACCGGGCTTCACTGCTGTTTGCTTCGTTGCCGGAATATCTGGTGATCCCCCGAGGTGCTTTTGCGGCAAACGGCTCTTTGCCTGCCCTGATCGAAATACTCCGCGCAGAGGCCGACTCCGATCAGGCAGGTGCCCGTTTTTTGCTCGACGCCCTGTCTCAGGCGCTATTCACCCTCATCCTTCGCGCCCATTTAGCCACCCACGGCCAAGAGACCGGCATGCTCGCCTTGCTCAGCGATAAGCGCCTGGGGCCCGTTTGGCAGGCGATGCTGGCTGACCCTGCCCAGCCATGGACGATTGAAACCCTGGCCAAAACCGCCAACATGTCCCGTGCGACCTTTATGCGGACCTTCGTTCGCGTGTCGGGTGTGTCTCCCTGGGTATTGCTCACGCAAGTCCGGATGGAATTGGCATTCAGCCTGCTTAGCCATTCTCACCTGGGATTGAGCGATATTGCGTTGCAGGCGGGTTACCAATCCCAGGCGGCATTCAGCAAAAAATTCAAGGAAGTCTATGGCGCGCCACCGGGGAAAGTGCGGCGTGGCATCTGGCGCTGA
- a CDS encoding carboxymuconolactone decarboxylase family protein yields the protein MFKNWSELLPNIQKAFGALGKSNPKMVKAYMALGEASAENDVLDAKTRELISIAVAVTTRCDGCIAAHTDAAIKAGASREEVAATLATAISLNAGAAYIYSLRALEAYDTLKK from the coding sequence ATGTTCAAAAACTGGTCCGAACTGCTGCCCAATATTCAGAAAGCTTTCGGTGCGCTGGGCAAGAGCAACCCCAAAATGGTCAAGGCTTATATGGCCCTTGGTGAAGCCTCTGCCGAAAACGATGTACTGGATGCCAAGACCCGCGAATTGATTTCGATAGCTGTTGCCGTCACCACCCGCTGCGACGGGTGTATTGCCGCTCACACTGATGCCGCGATCAAGGCTGGTGCGAGCCGTGAAGAGGTTGCCGCGACTCTGGCCACCGCGATTTCGCTGAATGCCGGCGCAGCCTATATCTACTCGCTGCGTGCACTTGAAGCATACGACACCTTGAAAAAATAA
- a CDS encoding DUF6555 family protein, with the protein MSQQNLFTIEYKLHGAPKKLTVRAARMSTEDAWQWAGCDAGATPIPKPGKPPLKLFSRPMAEKYGITDVQWR; encoded by the coding sequence ATGAGTCAGCAAAACCTCTTTACCATCGAGTACAAACTGCATGGTGCTCCGAAGAAACTCACGGTTCGAGCGGCACGGATGAGCACTGAGGACGCCTGGCAGTGGGCGGGCTGTGACGCGGGGGCGACCCCCATTCCAAAACCCGGCAAACCGCCACTCAAATTGTTCTCCAGGCCAATGGCTGAAAAATACGGCATCACCGACGTTCAGTGGCGCTGA
- a CDS encoding murein L,D-transpeptidase catalytic domain family protein produces the protein MLKFLRRLCLAAATLGTLCSPAFAASSSQPVLFNSLAHAAPELNPQALKSALSAMQCAVNNGASQARHLAVIDYSQPSTARRLWIFDLRKKSLVLRDLVAHGQKSGENFATQFSNTEGSHQSSLGLFRTQESYQGAHGYSLRMDGLEPGINDSARDRAIVIHAASYVNPLWSERQGRIGRSQGCPAVRPQVARQVVDKLKDGQFMFAWYPDQRWLQSSAYLNCQPRQVASIVSAKAG, from the coding sequence ATGCTGAAATTCTTGCGACGGCTTTGTCTGGCCGCCGCGACCCTGGGCACACTGTGCAGCCCTGCGTTCGCCGCCAGCTCTTCCCAACCGGTGCTGTTCAACAGCCTCGCCCACGCGGCCCCGGAACTCAATCCCCAAGCGTTAAAAAGTGCCCTGAGTGCCATGCAATGCGCCGTCAACAATGGCGCCAGTCAAGCCCGGCACCTGGCCGTCATCGACTACTCGCAACCCTCGACGGCCCGACGCCTGTGGATTTTCGACCTGCGTAAAAAGTCCCTGGTACTGCGCGACCTGGTCGCCCACGGGCAAAAGTCCGGTGAAAATTTCGCCACCCAATTCTCCAACACTGAAGGCAGTCATCAGTCCAGCCTGGGCCTGTTCCGTACCCAGGAAAGCTATCAGGGCGCCCACGGTTACTCGTTGCGCATGGATGGCCTGGAGCCGGGCATCAATGACAGTGCCCGTGACCGGGCCATCGTGATTCATGCGGCCAGCTATGTGAATCCGTTGTGGAGCGAGCGTCAGGGTCGCATCGGCAGAAGCCAGGGTTGCCCTGCCGTCCGCCCGCAGGTGGCACGTCAGGTGGTCGACAAACTCAAGGATGGGCAATTCATGTTCGCCTGGTACCCCGACCAGCGCTGGCTGCAATCTTCGGCCTACCTCAACTGCCAGCCACGCCAGGTGGCGAGCATCGTGTCGGCCAAGGCTGGCTGA
- a CDS encoding L,D-transpeptidase family protein codes for MIKKHAYYLSMALFAAPLVVLADEPLVDAIPPLQVTLAQLPQACPALAAHLSAPAQTLLQAFYQGQAYQPVWADHARLRQLQGVLPTLADDGLDPQNYPLPAAEGLCADIEISHQYLQALHDLHDGRLSQERFEPVWHADSVAPDRQAPLLAIAGPGLHNIEEAFARARPAFEPYQNLRRVYARQRLLPLPQWQPIVEGPLLRPGMQDARVPALAQRLLSEGYLSQLPVTPDNTYNDALVAAVKSFQLDHSLQSDGVVGAGTLKEFNVSPATRREQLRINLERFRWMARDFEPTSLLINVPAALLIVYQNGEPVWQTRTQVGRAERQTPLLKSRVTRLTLNPTWTIPPTIFKEDKLPQIRRDQSFLSRHDLQVLDSSGHPLAAQDIDWDRPGNILLRQGAGPRNPLGRIVIRFANPFAVYLHDTPSQALFSKGPRAFSSGCVRVEAVFQLRDLLVTPAEKARTEELLSTGLTHEFRLSSPMPILLTYWTAQADKEGRVVYAPDIYNFDPALIAALTGKR; via the coding sequence TTGATCAAAAAACACGCATATTACTTGAGCATGGCCTTGTTCGCAGCGCCATTGGTCGTGCTGGCTGATGAGCCTTTGGTCGACGCTATACCGCCCTTGCAGGTGACCCTGGCCCAGTTGCCGCAGGCGTGCCCGGCGCTGGCCGCTCACTTGAGCGCCCCGGCCCAGACGCTTTTGCAGGCGTTTTATCAGGGCCAGGCTTACCAGCCGGTGTGGGCCGATCACGCGCGTTTGCGCCAACTGCAGGGTGTATTGCCCACGCTGGCCGATGACGGGCTGGATCCGCAGAATTATCCGTTACCGGCCGCTGAAGGGCTGTGTGCCGACATCGAGATCAGCCATCAGTACCTGCAGGCCCTGCACGATCTGCACGACGGCCGGCTGTCGCAGGAGCGCTTCGAACCGGTGTGGCATGCCGACTCGGTCGCCCCTGACCGCCAGGCCCCATTGCTGGCGATCGCCGGCCCCGGCCTGCACAACATCGAAGAGGCCTTTGCCCGCGCGCGTCCCGCGTTCGAGCCCTACCAGAACCTGCGCCGGGTATACGCCCGTCAGCGCCTGTTGCCATTGCCGCAGTGGCAGCCCATTGTCGAAGGGCCGCTGCTGCGACCTGGCATGCAGGATGCGCGGGTGCCCGCTCTGGCGCAGCGTCTGCTCAGTGAGGGCTACCTGAGCCAGCTTCCGGTGACCCCTGACAACACCTACAACGACGCCCTGGTGGCGGCCGTCAAGAGCTTCCAGCTTGATCACTCGTTGCAAAGCGACGGGGTGGTGGGTGCAGGCACCTTGAAGGAGTTCAACGTCAGCCCGGCGACGCGCCGTGAGCAACTGCGGATCAACCTCGAACGTTTTCGCTGGATGGCCCGGGATTTCGAGCCCACCAGCCTGTTGATCAACGTACCGGCGGCCTTGCTGATCGTTTATCAAAATGGCGAGCCGGTGTGGCAGACCCGCACCCAGGTAGGGCGTGCCGAGCGCCAGACGCCGTTGCTGAAATCCCGAGTGACGCGCCTGACACTCAATCCGACCTGGACCATCCCGCCGACCATCTTCAAAGAAGACAAACTGCCGCAGATCCGTCGCGATCAGTCGTTCCTGAGCCGCCATGACCTGCAGGTACTCGACAGCAGCGGACATCCGCTGGCGGCGCAGGACATCGACTGGGATCGCCCGGGCAACATTCTCCTGCGTCAGGGTGCCGGGCCGAGAAACCCGCTGGGCCGCATCGTCATCCGCTTTGCCAACCCCTTCGCCGTGTACCTGCACGACACGCCCAGCCAGGCGCTGTTCAGCAAGGGGCCGCGGGCGTTCAGTTCGGGTTGCGTAAGGGTCGAGGCAGTCTTTCAGTTGCGCGACCTGCTGGTGACTCCCGCCGAGAAAGCGCGCACCGAAGAGCTGCTGAGTACAGGATTGACCCACGAATTCAGATTGTCCTCGCCCATGCCGATCCTGCTCACTTACTGGACTGCACAAGCAGACAAAGAAGGGCGGGTGGTGTATGCCCCGGATATTTACAACTTCGACCCCGCCCTGATCGCGGCATTGACCGGCAAACGCTGA
- a CDS encoding NAD(P)H-dependent flavin oxidoreductase yields the protein MNHWPDSRIIDLLGITAPIIQAPMLGAGAEMMVGVARAGGLGSLACATLSLASIRSEVAAFRAQCDQPLNLNFFCHQPAEPDEARAQQWKALFKPYYDELGADYDAPTPVSSRAPFDEATCALVEELRPQVVSFHFGLPDAALLARVKACGAKVLSSATTVEEAQWLERHGCDAIIAMGYEAGGHRAMFLSRELTTQIGTFALVPQIVDAVSVPVIAAGGIADARGIAAAFALGASAVQIGTAYLFCPQAKLAQAHRQALREASSSDTALTNLFTGRPARGIVNRVMRELGPINPQAPAFPLAGGVLLPLKALTEPAGSGDFINLWAGQGFALSPGRTAELSAYALTRHWIDDYIARSTCA from the coding sequence ATGAACCATTGGCCGGATTCACGCATTATTGATCTGTTGGGTATCACCGCTCCCATCATCCAGGCGCCGATGCTTGGCGCGGGGGCGGAGATGATGGTGGGCGTTGCCAGGGCAGGCGGACTCGGCTCGCTGGCTTGCGCCACGCTGAGTCTGGCGTCGATCCGCAGCGAAGTGGCGGCCTTTCGTGCCCAGTGCGATCAGCCATTGAACCTGAATTTTTTCTGCCATCAGCCCGCCGAGCCCGACGAGGCCCGTGCGCAGCAGTGGAAGGCCCTGTTCAAGCCTTACTACGACGAGCTGGGTGCCGACTACGATGCACCGACGCCGGTCTCCAGCCGTGCGCCGTTTGACGAGGCGACCTGCGCGCTGGTTGAGGAACTGCGCCCACAGGTGGTCAGTTTTCATTTCGGTTTGCCCGACGCTGCGTTGCTGGCCCGAGTCAAGGCCTGTGGTGCCAAGGTACTCAGCTCGGCCACGACGGTAGAAGAAGCGCAGTGGCTGGAACGCCACGGCTGCGATGCGATCATTGCCATGGGCTATGAGGCCGGTGGTCATCGGGCGATGTTTTTGAGCCGTGAACTGACCACCCAGATCGGTACGTTTGCCCTGGTGCCGCAAATAGTCGATGCGGTGTCGGTGCCGGTGATTGCCGCAGGCGGCATTGCCGATGCGCGGGGTATCGCCGCAGCGTTTGCGTTAGGCGCGAGCGCGGTGCAAATCGGCACCGCGTATCTGTTTTGCCCGCAGGCAAAGCTGGCACAGGCCCACCGCCAGGCATTGCGTGAGGCCAGTTCCAGTGACACCGCGCTGACCAACCTGTTTACCGGCCGCCCGGCCCGGGGCATCGTCAATCGGGTGATGCGCGAGCTGGGACCGATCAACCCCCAGGCGCCGGCCTTCCCGTTGGCCGGCGGCGTGCTGTTACCGCTGAAGGCCCTGACCGAGCCCGCCGGCTCCGGTGACTTCATCAACCTGTGGGCGGGGCAGGGGTTTGCCCTGAGTCCGGGGCGCACGGCCGAACTGTCGGCCTATGCGCTGACCCGGCACTGGATCGATGATTACATCGCCCGTTCCACATGCGCATAG
- a CDS encoding spinster family MFS transporter, with the protein MSNTHVGWRSHGLLLLLAAVFADNFVGRQILAVMIEPIKREFGVGDTAMGLISGLAFAGVYALLALPAGRLADRMSRTRLLAMACLLWAVATMLCGLATSFWILAVARMAVAVSESPTTSASMSIIADLYPPHRRSFAISCFTAAPTFSAVIGLSLGAWVVEQYGWRSAFILIGMPALLFSTLLAFLVKDPVRGRWDLAPAHAAHPLQSLGSEARKLWALPAYRCLILAGGLTTLSSYAIAMWNTSFLVRSHGMSLQHAGLLAGFICGGVAGIGALFSGWLSDHLTPRNPHWQVGIPVIGHLAALCALFAYLLWPQTVWMHLGDVPVPSAMLWCALYSFFAVWWVAPSYNLVTQLVPANRRGTAMALQTILSTLLGVGAGPLLAGLFSDALQPAYGIESLRYALLLVSLPVAGAVILLIRTSGYAAQTRYAHVERAM; encoded by the coding sequence ATGTCCAACACTCACGTCGGCTGGCGCAGCCACGGTTTGCTGTTATTGCTGGCTGCAGTGTTTGCCGACAACTTTGTCGGGCGTCAGATCCTGGCGGTGATGATCGAGCCGATCAAACGCGAATTCGGGGTCGGCGATACCGCCATGGGACTGATTTCCGGTCTGGCGTTTGCCGGGGTCTACGCCCTGCTCGCCCTGCCTGCCGGACGCCTGGCCGATCGCATGTCACGCACCCGTTTACTGGCGATGGCCTGCCTGCTGTGGGCCGTCGCCACCATGCTGTGCGGCCTGGCCACCAGCTTCTGGATACTGGCGGTCGCACGCATGGCCGTCGCGGTGAGTGAATCACCCACCACCTCGGCTTCGATGTCGATCATTGCCGATCTGTATCCGCCCCATCGCCGCTCGTTTGCCATCAGTTGCTTCACCGCTGCCCCGACCTTCTCCGCCGTCATCGGCCTGAGCCTCGGCGCCTGGGTGGTTGAGCAGTATGGCTGGCGCAGCGCATTTATCCTGATCGGTATGCCGGCCTTGCTGTTTTCTACACTCCTGGCCTTCCTGGTCAAGGACCCGGTCCGCGGCCGATGGGACCTGGCCCCTGCGCATGCCGCGCATCCCCTGCAAAGCCTGGGCAGTGAAGCACGCAAACTCTGGGCGCTCCCGGCCTATCGCTGCTTGATATTGGCCGGTGGCCTGACCACGCTCAGCTCCTATGCCATCGCGATGTGGAACACCAGTTTTCTGGTGCGCTCCCATGGCATGTCACTGCAACATGCCGGGCTGCTGGCCGGTTTTATCTGTGGCGGTGTGGCCGGGATCGGCGCGTTGTTCAGCGGCTGGCTCAGCGACCACCTGACTCCGCGCAACCCGCACTGGCAAGTGGGCATTCCGGTCATCGGCCACCTGGCAGCCCTCTGTGCGCTGTTCGCCTATCTGTTATGGCCGCAAACCGTGTGGATGCACCTGGGCGATGTGCCGGTCCCCAGCGCGATGCTGTGGTGCGCGCTCTACAGTTTTTTTGCGGTGTGGTGGGTGGCGCCATCGTATAACCTGGTCACGCAGTTGGTGCCGGCCAACCGTCGCGGAACCGCGATGGCCTTGCAGACCATCCTGTCGACCCTGCTGGGTGTCGGTGCCGGGCCCTTGCTGGCCGGTCTGTTCAGCGATGCCCTGCAACCGGCCTATGGTATTGAGTCTTTGCGCTATGCGTTGCTGCTGGTGAGCTTGCCGGTGGCAGGTGCGGTCATCTTACTGATCCGCACCTCAGGCTATGCCGCGCAAACACGCTATGCGCATGTGGAACGGGCGATGTAA
- the dmpG gene encoding 4-hydroxy-2-oxovalerate aldolase, whose amino-acid sequence MDLRGKKITVHDMCLRDGMHPKRHQISLQQMKDIACGLDAAGVPLIEVTHGDGLGGSSVNYGFPAHTDEQYLSAVIPMMKQARVSALLLPGIGTVDHLQMAHELGVNTIRVATHCTEADVSEQHISYARKLGMDTVGFLMMAHMNSPEGLVKQGKLMESYGANCIYLTDSAGYMLPHDIKARVAAMRAALHPDTEIGFHGHHNLSMGVSNSIAAIEAGATRIDAAAAGLGAGAGNTPMEILVAVCDRMGIDTGVSVFGIQDVAEDLVVPIMDFPIRSDRDALTMGYAGVYGSFLLFAKRAEKKYGVPAREILVEMGRRGMVGGQEDMIEDTAMTLARQRA is encoded by the coding sequence ATGGACCTTCGCGGCAAAAAAATTACCGTGCATGACATGTGCCTGCGCGACGGCATGCACCCCAAGCGTCACCAGATCAGCCTGCAACAGATGAAAGACATCGCCTGCGGCCTGGATGCAGCCGGCGTACCACTGATTGAAGTGACCCACGGTGATGGCCTGGGCGGCAGCTCGGTGAACTATGGCTTCCCGGCACACACCGACGAGCAGTACCTGTCGGCGGTCATTCCGATGATGAAACAGGCCAGGGTGTCTGCCCTGCTATTGCCTGGCATCGGCACCGTGGATCATCTGCAGATGGCCCACGAACTGGGGGTCAACACCATTCGCGTCGCCACCCATTGCACTGAAGCCGACGTCTCGGAACAGCACATTTCCTATGCCCGCAAGCTGGGCATGGACACCGTGGGCTTCCTGATGATGGCGCACATGAACAGCCCTGAAGGGCTGGTCAAGCAAGGCAAGCTGATGGAGAGCTACGGCGCGAATTGCATCTACCTCACCGATTCGGCGGGCTACATGCTGCCCCACGATATCAAGGCGCGGGTGGCGGCGATGCGTGCGGCGCTGCATCCGGACACCGAAATCGGTTTTCACGGTCACCACAACCTGTCGATGGGCGTGTCCAACTCCATCGCCGCCATCGAAGCCGGCGCCACCCGGATTGATGCGGCAGCCGCGGGCCTGGGTGCGGGCGCGGGCAATACACCGATGGAAATCCTGGTGGCGGTGTGTGACCGCATGGGCATCGACACCGGGGTCAGCGTATTCGGGATTCAGGACGTGGCCGAAGACCTGGTCGTGCCGATCATGGACTTCCCGATCCGCAGCGACCGCGATGCCCTGACCATGGGTTACGCCGGGGTGTATGGCTCGTTCCTGCTGTTCGCCAAGCGCGCCGAGAAGAAATACGGCGTACCGGCACGGGAAATCCTCGTGGAAATGGGTCGCCGCGGCATGGTCGGCGGCCAGGAAGACATGATTGAAGACACCGCCATGACCCTGGCCCGCCAGCGGGCCTGA
- a CDS encoding acetaldehyde dehydrogenase (acetylating): MSKKIKCALIGPGNIGTDLLYKLLRSEVLEPVWMVGIDATSEGLSRAREMGLKTTSDGVDGLLEHVLADNIQIAFDATSAYVHAENSRKLNALGVLMIDLTPAAIGPYCVPPVNLKANLKRGAMNVNMVTCGGQATIPLVAAVSSVQPVAYAEIVATAASKSVGPGTRKNIDEFTRTTASAIEQVGGAKKGKAIIIVNPAEPPLIMRDTVHCLTETEPDQAAISLAIANMIEQVQQYVPGYKLVNGPVFDGNRVSIFMEVEGLGDYLPKYAGNLDIMTAAAARTAEMFAEEILKGELQLKASTPQPALA, from the coding sequence ATGAGCAAAAAGATTAAATGCGCCCTGATCGGGCCGGGCAATATCGGCACCGACCTGCTCTACAAACTGTTGCGCAGCGAAGTGCTGGAGCCGGTCTGGATGGTGGGGATCGATGCCACTTCCGAAGGCCTGAGCCGCGCCCGCGAGATGGGCCTGAAAACCACCAGTGACGGCGTCGACGGGCTGCTGGAGCACGTGCTGGCCGACAACATCCAGATCGCTTTCGATGCCACCTCGGCCTACGTACACGCCGAAAACAGCCGCAAACTCAATGCGCTCGGCGTGCTGATGATCGACCTGACCCCGGCCGCCATCGGCCCGTATTGCGTGCCTCCGGTCAACCTCAAGGCCAACCTCAAGCGCGGCGCCATGAACGTCAATATGGTCACCTGCGGTGGCCAGGCGACCATCCCGCTGGTCGCGGCCGTGTCCAGCGTGCAGCCCGTGGCCTACGCCGAGATCGTGGCGACGGCAGCGTCCAAGTCAGTCGGCCCCGGCACGCGCAAGAACATCGATGAATTCACCCGCACCACAGCCAGTGCCATCGAGCAGGTGGGCGGCGCGAAAAAGGGCAAGGCGATCATCATCGTCAACCCGGCCGAGCCACCGCTGATCATGCGCGACACCGTGCACTGCCTGACGGAAACCGAGCCGGATCAAGCGGCGATCAGCCTGGCCATCGCCAACATGATCGAGCAGGTACAGCAGTACGTACCGGGCTACAAGCTGGTCAACGGCCCGGTGTTCGATGGCAACCGGGTGTCGATTTTCATGGAAGTCGAAGGCCTGGGCGACTACTTGCCCAAGTATGCCGGCAACCTCGACATCATGACCGCCGCGGCAGCACGCACGGCGGAAATGTTTGCCGAGGAAATCCTCAAGGGCGAGCTGCAACTCAAGGCCAGCACCCCACAACCTGCCCTCGCTTAA
- a CDS encoding fumarylacetoacetate hydrolase family protein: MDTQLIEALGDELFHALLERRSLQPLTQRYPDLTLDMAYQISLRFLQRRQALGEQVIGKKIGVTSRAVQDMLDVHQPDFGFLTNRMQVADNSDVSFSAHHLVQPRAEGEIAFILGEDLHGPGITAEDVMAASQWVVPCFEIVDSRIADWQIRIQDTVADNASCGVFALGEQRIDPRTLDLAKVELHLQKNGQPAGHGFGSAVQGHPCEAVAWLANTLGKFDIPFRKGEIILSGALAPLVPVQPGDEVSLSLSGLGTARLRFVS; the protein is encoded by the coding sequence ATGGACACACAGTTGATTGAAGCCCTGGGCGACGAGCTGTTTCATGCCCTGCTTGAGCGCCGCAGCCTGCAACCGCTGACCCAGCGTTATCCGGACTTGACCCTGGATATGGCCTATCAGATCTCGCTGCGTTTTTTGCAGCGGCGCCAGGCGCTGGGCGAACAGGTAATCGGTAAGAAAATCGGCGTTACCAGCCGTGCCGTTCAAGACATGCTCGATGTGCATCAACCGGATTTCGGTTTTCTGACCAACCGCATGCAAGTGGCCGATAACAGCGATGTGAGCTTTAGCGCCCATCATCTGGTTCAGCCCCGGGCCGAAGGCGAAATTGCCTTTATTCTCGGCGAGGATCTGCATGGACCGGGCATCACGGCCGAAGACGTCATGGCCGCCAGCCAATGGGTGGTGCCGTGCTTCGAGATTGTCGATTCGCGCATCGCCGACTGGCAAATCCGCATTCAGGACACCGTAGCCGACAACGCCTCATGCGGAGTGTTCGCCCTCGGCGAGCAGCGCATCGACCCGCGCACACTGGACCTGGCCAAGGTGGAGTTGCACCTGCAGAAAAACGGCCAGCCCGCCGGCCATGGTTTCGGCTCGGCCGTTCAGGGCCATCCGTGTGAAGCGGTGGCATGGCTGGCCAACACCCTGGGCAAGTTCGACATTCCGTTTCGCAAGGGCGAAATCATTCTTTCCGGAGCGCTGGCGCCGCTGGTGCCGGTACAACCTGGCGATGAAGTCAGCCTGAGCCTCAGCGGCCTGGGTACTGCCCGCCTGCGCTTTGTGTCCTAA
- a CDS encoding glucose 1-dehydrogenase: MNIIQRFNLTGSVAVITGGGRGIGRGIALAYAEAGADVVLAARTLSDVEAVAVEVRGLGRRALAVTCDVNDAEQRTALITQAREHMGRITHLVNNAGGAGPNDPLTLSVERFEEILRFNVSSAYHLCQLSVPHMREAGTGNIMNITSGAARYAQTQFSAYGSAKAALSHLTRLLAQDFAPLVRVNAIAPGPILTDALNRVLPVAMREGMIKATPLQSLGETEDIAAAALYLATPASRWVTGKILEVDGGAESSVWPG, translated from the coding sequence ATGAACATTATTCAGCGCTTCAATCTGACCGGCAGCGTGGCGGTGATCACCGGCGGTGGCCGGGGCATCGGTCGCGGCATTGCGTTGGCCTATGCCGAAGCGGGCGCCGACGTGGTGCTGGCTGCACGCACCCTCAGCGATGTCGAAGCGGTGGCTGTAGAAGTGCGTGGCCTGGGGCGTCGTGCGCTCGCCGTGACCTGTGACGTGAATGATGCCGAACAGCGTACAGCGCTGATCACCCAGGCCCGTGAGCACATGGGCCGCATCACCCACCTGGTGAACAACGCCGGTGGCGCGGGGCCGAATGATCCCTTGACCCTGAGCGTCGAACGCTTTGAAGAAATCCTGCGTTTCAACGTGTCTTCGGCCTACCACTTGTGCCAGCTGAGTGTGCCGCACATGCGTGAAGCCGGGACAGGCAACATCATGAATATCACCTCGGGCGCCGCACGCTACGCACAAACCCAGTTCAGCGCCTATGGCAGCGCCAAAGCTGCGTTGAGCCACCTGACCCGGCTGCTGGCCCAGGACTTTGCCCCGCTGGTGCGCGTCAACGCGATTGCTCCCGGCCCGATCCTCACCGATGCCCTGAACCGGGTGCTGCCGGTGGCCATGCGCGAGGGCATGATCAAGGCCACACCGCTGCAAAGCCTGGGCGAGACCGAGGACATTGCGGCGGCAGCGCTGTACCTCGCCACCCCCGCCTCGCGTTGGGTCACCGGCAAGATCCTCGAAGTCGACGGCGGCGCTGAATCCAGCGTGTGGCCGGGCTGA